From Juglans regia cultivar Chandler chromosome 6, Walnut 2.0, whole genome shotgun sequence, the proteins below share one genomic window:
- the LOC108993901 gene encoding uncharacterized protein LOC108993901 yields the protein MDDLENKWEKLRLSEEEALNIDFGDDIGDENLERLHCKEELSLVGKIWVGRSINQAVVESTMAKVWKISKRAKFKGLGDNVYVMVFANQADKQRILEGRPWLFDNQLFVIMQYDGFTPPSKINFKRECFWIQMHELPLICMNKVRGEIIGGTVGRVKEVDTQEDGCGWGEYLRVLIEVDLEKPLARGRSITVRGKHLWTHFKFEKLPHICFSCGCILHREQGCIGTGEGEGQYGVWLRAGFKGKKERGGSSSFGFQMIQKEKTEGGGRENILNIALRQEAREEHGEAEK from the coding sequence ATGGATGATCTGGAAAACAAATGGGAGAAGTTAAGATTATCGGAGGAAGAAGCTCTGAACATTGATTTCGGGGATGATATTGGGGATGAAAACTTGGAAAGATTACACTGTAAGGAAGAACTAAGCTTGGTAGGGAAGATATGGGTAGGAAGAAGCATCAACCAAGCTGTAGTTGAATCAACTATGGCAAAGGTATGGAAAATCAGCAAACGAGCTAAGTTTAAGGGGTTAGGAGACAATGTCTATGTGATGGTTTTCGCTAATCAGGCAGACAAGCAACGTATACTGGAAGGGAGACCTTGGCTGTTTGACAACCAACTGTTTGTGATAATGCAGTATGATGGTTTCACACCCCCTTCAAAAATAAACTTCAAGAGAGAGTGCTTCTGGATCCAGATGCATGAGTTACCACTGATATGTATGAACAAGGTGAGAGGGGAGATTATAGGAGGTACTGTTGGTAGAGTAAAGGAAGTTGACACTCAAGAGGATGGTTGTGGCTGGGGGGAATACTTAAGGGTCTTGATCGAAGTAGATTTGGAGAAGCCATTGGCGAGGGGGAGATCTATTACAGTTAGAGGTAAGCACTTATGGActcattttaaatttgagaagttACCTCACATTTGTTTTAGTTGTGGGTGTATACTACACAGGGAACAAGGGTGTATAGGGACGGGCGAGGGTGAGGGTCAATATGGTGTTTGGCTGAGAGCAGGGTTCAAAggtaaaaaagagagaggggggagtAGCTCTTTCGGGTTTCAAATGATACAGAAGGAGAAAAcagagggaggagggagggagaacaTATTAAACATTGCTTTAAGGCAAGAGGCTAGGGAGGAACATGGGGAGGCTGAGAAATAA
- the LOC118348647 gene encoding uncharacterized protein LOC118348647, with the protein MHPPTFDGRGDTNAAEDWIQGIEEIFSILKCTDQQKVRFAALKLTGEAKRWWNYEEVIREAKGTRVIVWAQFKHNFFDRFFSKADREARAREFINLVQGTMTVRQYAARFVELSRFATYLILDEERKTRKFEEGLNYRIYE; encoded by the coding sequence atgcatcctcccacctttgatggaagaggcgatACGAATGCAgcggaggattggattcaaggtattgaagaaatattcagTATTTTGAAGTGTACAGATCAGCAGAAAGTTCGATTCGCAGCTTTGAAACTAACTGGAGAagcgaagagatggtggaattaTGAAGAAGTCATTAGGGAAGCCAAGGGGACTAGAGTgattgtttgggctcaattcaagcatAATTTCTTTGATCGATTTTTCTCTAAGGCGGATAGGGAAGCTAGAGCTAGAGAGTTCAtcaacttggtgcaagggaccatgactgtgCGCCAATATGCTGCAAGGTTTGTGGAATTATCACGCTTCGCCACATACCTAATTCTTGATGAGGAGAGGAAGACCAGGAAGTTTGAAGAAGGtttgaactacaggatttatgaaTGA